The following proteins are encoded in a genomic region of Ornithinibacillus sp. 4-3:
- a CDS encoding lmo0937 family membrane protein has translation MLWTLFVILLILWILGFSFKILGGFVHILLVIALIVLIIRLVTGRNPAP, from the coding sequence ATGCTTTGGACACTATTCGTTATTTTACTAATTCTTTGGATACTTGGATTTAGTTTCAAAATTCTTGGTGGGTTTGTCCATATTTTATTAGTAATTGCATTAATTGTTCTTATTATTCGATTAGTAACAGGCAGAAATCCTGCTCCCTAG
- a CDS encoding DNA-directed RNA polymerase subunit beta, giving the protein MATKQSNGNVGTKSRVELKQQNQKAVKNPNDEPKTNATKNKKQEKSKRKKKLKKPRRRIFPITLRIIIILALCATALVLGAMVGYGIIGDGNPTDVLLKETWQHIIDFVKKEE; this is encoded by the coding sequence ATGGCTACAAAACAATCAAATGGTAATGTAGGAACGAAGTCGAGGGTTGAATTAAAACAGCAAAATCAAAAAGCAGTGAAGAACCCTAACGATGAACCAAAAACAAATGCTACGAAAAATAAGAAGCAAGAAAAATCAAAGCGCAAAAAAAAGCTAAAGAAGCCAAGACGAAGAATATTCCCGATAACTTTAAGAATTATTATCATTTTGGCACTTTGTGCAACAGCTTTAGTTTTAGGCGCTATGGTAGGCTATGGGATTATAGGAGACGGTAATCCGACAGATGTGCTTTTAAAGGAAACGTGGCAACATATCATTGATTTTGTGAAAAAGGAAGAGTAA
- a CDS encoding flagellar hook-basal body protein, translating into MSQMMVQAAVTMGQLQNKLDVIGNNLANSQTTGYKSRQVEFSSLLFQQINNMTHPSNALARVTPDGIRVGTGAKLGSINSNLSSGALQTTDRDLDTALINESHLFTVEVIQNNQSEIQYTRDGSFYLQPIRNDSVMLTTADGNPVLGRNGRIEIDAGFDSINILSDGNIIVKRGDNTENVDSLQIYEAHKPRLLEAAGDNLFRIPDEILLTENIDTILEQVGNGNNLVQSGTLESSNVDMAEQMTEMINTQRSYQFNARTISMADQMMGLVNQLR; encoded by the coding sequence ATGTCACAAATGATGGTTCAAGCAGCAGTCACAATGGGGCAGCTACAAAATAAATTAGATGTGATAGGGAATAACTTGGCTAATAGTCAAACAACAGGCTATAAAAGTCGTCAAGTAGAGTTTTCTTCACTCTTATTCCAACAAATAAATAATATGACACATCCTTCTAATGCATTGGCTAGAGTAACACCTGATGGTATTCGAGTAGGTACTGGAGCAAAATTAGGTTCCATTAATTCGAATCTTTCTAGTGGGGCATTACAAACTACTGATAGAGATTTAGATACAGCATTAATAAATGAAAGCCATTTATTTACTGTTGAGGTTATCCAAAATAACCAATCGGAAATTCAGTATACACGTGATGGTAGTTTTTATTTGCAGCCAATTCGAAATGACTCAGTGATGTTAACAACAGCTGATGGGAATCCTGTTTTAGGGCGAAACGGAAGAATTGAGATCGATGCTGGATTTGATTCGATTAATATTTTGTCAGACGGGAATATCATAGTGAAGCGTGGAGATAATACAGAAAATGTAGATTCTCTACAAATATATGAAGCTCATAAACCAAGGCTCTTAGAAGCTGCGGGAGATAATTTATTCCGTATTCCAGATGAAATACTTTTGACAGAAAACATAGATACCATTCTTGAGCAAGTAGGGAATGGTAACAATTTAGTGCAAAGCGGTACACTTGAAAGTTCAAATGTTGATATGGCGGAGCAGATGACCGAAATGATCAATACACAGAGATCGTACCAGTTTAACGCACGAACTATTTCAATGGCAGATCAGATGATGGGGCTTGTGAATCAATTAAGATAA
- a CDS encoding flagellar hook-basal body protein, with protein MLRGFYTAASGMITQQRVQESLSNNIANVNTPGYKADQTATRSFPELLMHQIGKTNNVNGFNSSTNRPLGPLSTGVYVQEMMPNFVQGDLKETGVTTDVALVPSGLPDEDGNLFFTVQNEAGEVRLTRNGNFTVDYQGRLVTNDGYFVLDQADNQINTFAMEFTVTQEGVIQLPNGENIPLGITYVTNANELEKEGNGLFRGEGVQAPEDARFSVYQGFLERSNVDAARSMTDMIQAFRLFEINQRVLRAYDESMGKAVNDIARIG; from the coding sequence ATGTTAAGAGGATTTTATACAGCTGCAAGTGGGATGATTACCCAGCAGCGAGTTCAGGAATCATTATCAAATAATATTGCGAATGTAAATACGCCAGGATACAAAGCAGATCAAACTGCTACACGTTCATTTCCTGAATTATTAATGCATCAAATCGGAAAGACAAATAATGTGAATGGCTTTAATTCATCTACTAATCGTCCACTTGGTCCACTCAGCACAGGTGTCTATGTTCAAGAGATGATGCCTAATTTTGTACAGGGTGATTTGAAGGAAACGGGAGTAACGACAGATGTAGCGCTTGTACCTAGTGGCTTACCAGATGAAGATGGCAATTTATTTTTCACAGTACAAAATGAAGCAGGAGAAGTACGATTGACACGTAATGGTAATTTCACAGTTGATTATCAAGGTAGATTAGTTACCAATGATGGATATTTTGTATTGGATCAAGCAGATAACCAAATTAATACATTTGCTATGGAATTCACTGTTACTCAAGAAGGAGTTATCCAATTACCAAATGGAGAAAATATTCCTTTAGGTATTACATATGTTACAAATGCTAACGAACTTGAAAAAGAAGGAAATGGATTATTCCGTGGAGAAGGTGTTCAAGCTCCTGAAGATGCGCGATTCTCTGTATATCAAGGGTTTCTGGAGCGCTCGAATGTAGACGCAGCTCGTTCCATGACAGATATGATTCAAGCTTTTCGATTATTTGAAATCAATCAAAGAGTATTAAGAGCATATGATGAAAGTATGGGTAAGGCAGTAAATGATATTGCTCGGATAGGGTAA
- a CDS encoding rod shape-determining protein, translated as MFSRDIGIDLGTANVLIHIKGKGIVLNEPAVVAQEKHTGKVLEVGEAAYRMVGRTPGNIEVIRPLKDGVIADFDVTEAMLTHFINKIKVKGFLSKPRMLICCPANITKVEQKAIKEAAEKSGGRKVYLEEEPKVAAIGAGMDIFQPSGNMVIDVGGGTTDVAVLSMGDIVTAESIKMAGDKFDIAIQNYIKSKYKLLIGERTSEEIKINIATVFPKGRNEEIDIRGRDMVNGLPRTITVYSEEIEEALREPISLITQAAKYVLEHTPPELSADIIDRGVILTGGGAMIHGLDQLLAEELMVPVFLAEEPMNCVAKGTGILLENIDKVARRKIQ; from the coding sequence ATGTTTTCGAGAGATATTGGAATTGACCTTGGAACAGCCAATGTTTTAATTCATATAAAAGGTAAAGGTATTGTATTAAATGAACCTGCAGTTGTAGCACAAGAGAAACATACAGGAAAAGTATTAGAAGTAGGGGAAGCGGCTTATCGCATGGTAGGACGTACACCTGGAAATATAGAAGTTATTCGTCCATTAAAAGATGGGGTTATTGCTGATTTTGATGTAACAGAAGCAATGTTAACGCATTTTATTAACAAGATTAAAGTCAAAGGCTTCCTTTCTAAACCAAGAATGTTAATTTGTTGTCCAGCGAATATCACAAAGGTGGAGCAAAAAGCAATTAAAGAAGCAGCTGAAAAGTCTGGCGGACGTAAGGTCTACTTAGAAGAAGAGCCTAAAGTCGCTGCAATTGGGGCAGGAATGGATATTTTCCAGCCAAGCGGTAATATGGTTATTGATGTCGGTGGAGGAACAACAGATGTTGCTGTATTATCTATGGGTGATATTGTAACAGCAGAATCCATCAAAATGGCAGGAGACAAATTTGACATAGCGATTCAAAATTATATAAAGAGTAAATATAAATTATTAATCGGGGAACGTACTTCCGAAGAAATCAAAATTAATATTGCAACAGTTTTTCCTAAAGGTCGCAATGAAGAGATTGATATCCGTGGACGCGATATGGTTAATGGTTTACCTCGCACAATTACGGTATACTCTGAGGAGATTGAAGAAGCTTTACGTGAACCTATTTCATTAATTACTCAAGCGGCTAAGTATGTGTTAGAGCATACACCACCTGAGCTATCTGCTGATATTATCGATCGTGGTGTTATTTTAACTGGTGGTGGAGCAATGATTCATGGCTTAGATCAATTATTAGCGGAAGAATTAATGGTTCCAGTATTTTTAGCAGAAGAGCCGATGAATTGTGTAGCTAAAGGGACAGGAATCTTATTAGAGAACATTGATAAGGTTGCTCGTAGAAAAATACAGTAA
- the spoIIID gene encoding sporulation transcriptional regulator SpoIIID has product MHDYIKERTMKIGNHVIKTKNTVRVIAKEFGVSKSTVHKDLTERLPEISPELANQVKQILEYHKSIRHIRGGEATRKKYQRVNSKE; this is encoded by the coding sequence GTGCATGATTATATTAAAGAAAGGACAATGAAAATTGGTAATCATGTTATTAAAACGAAAAATACAGTGCGCGTGATTGCTAAAGAGTTTGGTGTGTCAAAGAGCACAGTCCATAAAGATTTAACAGAGAGGTTACCAGAAATCAGTCCAGAGCTGGCTAATCAGGTGAAGCAAATATTAGAGTATCATAAATCCATCCGACATATACGTGGAGGAGAAGCCACAAGAAAGAAGTATCAACGTGTGAATAGTAAAGAATAA
- a CDS encoding peptidoglycan DD-metalloendopeptidase family protein, producing MKEKSKWKWKRMAQKKWLFPAMYLFLAVFLISGVYWYQNSTKQVPEVQQESVENKEQPASNDPTEQAAEPVMEPSEIIQMPVNKTEKLEIVTKFFDYNASAEEQQNSLIQYNNRFYQSVGIDITVPEQETFDVVASLSGTVEEVKEDPLMGNVVVLAHDQGVKTYYASLGDVSVKTGDQLKQGNKLGNAGENLFGKDNGTHLHFEIRKDDQKLNPEAFFNQSVSKLEEATFTDDDERDDERDDQHRDEDDRDDEPEDDQDEYNDEQDDNDEDRDDSEDSSATS from the coding sequence ATGAAAGAAAAAAGCAAGTGGAAATGGAAGAGAATGGCTCAAAAGAAATGGCTATTCCCGGCAATGTATTTGTTCTTGGCCGTATTTCTAATTTCAGGTGTCTACTGGTACCAAAATTCAACCAAACAAGTACCAGAAGTACAACAGGAATCTGTTGAGAACAAAGAGCAACCAGCAAGTAATGACCCAACTGAGCAAGCAGCAGAGCCAGTCATGGAACCAAGTGAAATCATCCAAATGCCTGTTAACAAAACCGAGAAGTTGGAGATTGTGACAAAGTTTTTTGACTACAATGCTTCAGCAGAAGAACAACAGAATAGCTTGATTCAATATAATAATCGTTTTTATCAAAGTGTAGGAATAGACATTACAGTTCCCGAACAAGAAACCTTTGATGTTGTTGCATCACTAAGTGGGACAGTTGAAGAAGTGAAAGAAGATCCTCTTATGGGAAATGTTGTCGTACTAGCACATGATCAAGGAGTAAAAACGTATTATGCAAGCTTAGGTGATGTTTCTGTAAAAACAGGCGATCAGTTAAAGCAAGGAAATAAACTTGGTAATGCTGGAGAGAATCTATTTGGAAAAGATAATGGAACACATCTTCATTTTGAAATAAGAAAAGATGATCAAAAGTTAAATCCAGAGGCGTTTTTTAATCAATCTGTGAGTAAATTAGAAGAAGCAACTTTTACAGATGATGATGAAAGAGACGACGAAAGAGATGACCAGCATCGGGATGAAGATGATCGAGATGATGAACCAGAAGATGATCAAGATGAATATAATGATGAACAAGATGATAATGATGAAGATCGAGATGATTCAGAAGATTCTTCAGCAACATCTTAA